A genomic region of Methanothermobacter sp. CaT2 contains the following coding sequences:
- a CDS encoding Hsp20/alpha crystallin family protein: MKKKLEKPMTMFEKRRLMAEKMMEDMIKNMKEMQREFEKKISEYAENIPEKLSMDVMETDDAIIIKTDLPGVKKEDINIELTENTISISAVFEEEVEIEEANFIKKERKYGEARREMRLPEKIRVEDAKAKFENGVLTVELPKVEVKKKQTLKVE, from the coding sequence ATGAAAAAGAAACTCGAGAAGCCCATGACAATGTTCGAGAAAAGAAGGCTGATGGCTGAGAAGATGATGGAAGACATGATAAAGAACATGAAGGAGATGCAGAGGGAGTTTGAGAAGAAGATCTCAGAGTACGCAGAGAACATACCTGAAAAACTCAGCATGGACGTCATGGAAACAGATGACGCCATAATCATCAAAACCGACCTTCCCGGTGTCAAGAAGGAGGACATCAACATAGAACTGACCGAAAACACCATCTCCATATCCGCAGTCTTCGAGGAGGAAGTCGAAATCGAAGAGGCCAATTTCATCAAGAAGGAAAGGAAGTACGGTGAAGCAAGAAGGGAGATGAGGCTACCTGAAAAGATCAGGGTAGAAGATGCTAAGGCCAAATTTGAAAACGGTGTCCTTACAGTTGAACTTCCAAAGGTTGAGGTCAAGAAGAAACAGACCCTGAAGGTGGAATAA
- a CDS encoding SIS domain-containing protein, translating into MKYRMFDELMEQPDSLRRTLESEGERMERISNEILECGRIYLVGCGSSLSTCYSARDAIAMNYEVSMDVMTGYEFYYHRKIDYSDSAVIFTSQSGETADTLAALRRANELGLRTVTITNEPGSTMASESMETIVTRCGREEAILGTKTYMTQLLALYRILFGMYSDEKSDEIMGELERLPGEVEHLLGRTEVACRDLAEEYAGEDIFYCMGSGPNYGLAYKLAMTMLMEGALKHACPLYSGEFRHGLIERVEEGVPVIFLESGLPGDELTERALRFCENLGAENLVFRMSDYSDLNGLLAPFVLAVPLEWFVYYLAHFNGEDPGSTRHIGKVRY; encoded by the coding sequence ATGAAGTACAGGATGTTCGATGAACTCATGGAGCAGCCGGATTCGCTTAGAAGAACCCTGGAGTCTGAAGGGGAGAGGATGGAACGCATATCCAATGAAATCCTTGAATGCGGACGCATATACCTCGTTGGATGCGGCAGTTCACTTTCAACCTGTTACAGTGCAAGGGATGCAATCGCCATGAACTATGAGGTGAGTATGGATGTTATGACCGGCTACGAGTTCTATTATCACAGGAAGATTGATTACAGTGACTCCGCGGTCATATTCACCTCACAGTCGGGTGAGACCGCGGATACCCTCGCAGCCCTGAGGAGGGCGAATGAACTGGGACTTAGAACCGTTACCATAACCAATGAGCCAGGCAGCACCATGGCATCTGAGTCCATGGAGACCATAGTGACCCGGTGCGGACGTGAGGAGGCAATACTCGGCACCAAGACCTACATGACACAGCTCCTGGCCCTCTACAGGATACTCTTCGGGATGTACAGTGATGAAAAATCAGATGAGATAATGGGGGAACTTGAGAGGCTACCTGGTGAGGTGGAGCATCTGCTGGGGAGAACAGAGGTTGCCTGCAGGGATCTTGCAGAGGAATATGCCGGTGAGGATATATTCTACTGTATGGGAAGCGGTCCTAACTATGGACTGGCCTACAAACTCGCCATGACGATGCTCATGGAGGGGGCCCTTAAGCATGCCTGTCCCCTCTATTCTGGAGAATTCAGGCATGGACTCATTGAAAGGGTTGAGGAGGGGGTCCCGGTTATATTCCTTGAATCGGGGCTGCCCGGTGATGAGCTGACAGAGAGGGCCCTGCGTTTCTGTGAGAATCTGGGTGCTGAGAACCTTGTATTCAGAATGTCTGATTACTCTGACCTTAACGGGCTCCTGGCACCCTTTGTGCTTGCAGTTCCACTTGAATGGTTCGTGTACTACCTGGCCCATTTCAACGGTGAGGACCCCGGCAGCACGAGGCACATAGGTAAGGTGAGATACTAG
- a CDS encoding thiamine-phosphate synthase family protein, protein MEIENVRRALEMISSEDDFGILIPEVRSNIAMARKNPCGPEDVAAVPGRITEFQGRAFACRDPEYGASSHMARFIIALNEHLPARRSALNIKFDESIIGICEDMGLVVSSYDRSREPDNVRDTEGGSIPWGVEEAIRNSESPPDVIYHRGAWGKEPMIVLTGRDAVEVAELAIRILRKYRSLKV, encoded by the coding sequence ATGGAGATAGAAAATGTTAGAAGGGCCCTTGAGATGATCTCATCTGAAGATGACTTCGGGATCCTCATACCAGAGGTGAGGTCCAATATTGCAATGGCGCGGAAAAATCCATGCGGCCCTGAGGATGTTGCAGCGGTTCCTGGGAGGATCACTGAGTTTCAGGGAAGGGCCTTCGCTTGCCGGGACCCTGAATACGGGGCTTCATCCCACATGGCCCGCTTCATAATAGCCCTTAATGAACACCTCCCGGCGAGGAGAAGTGCACTTAATATTAAATTTGATGAGAGTATAATCGGTATATGTGAGGATATGGGTCTTGTGGTCTCATCCTATGACCGTAGCAGGGAACCCGACAATGTGAGGGATACTGAGGGGGGCAGCATACCATGGGGTGTTGAGGAGGCCATCAGGAACTCGGAGTCCCCTCCAGACGTCATATATCACAGGGGGGCATGGGGTAAGGAGCCAATGATAGTACTCACAGGGCGGGATGCCGTTGAGGTTGCAGAGCTTGCCATACGGATACTCAGGAAGTATAGGAGTTTAAAGGTGTAG
- a CDS encoding DUF2124 family protein yields the protein MEKVKEFRGIKEHLGVFREAVKDAERIGFAGVPGVCTPFAQLFAYAVRDKENIFIPNTDFRKARKLELTEYGVELGEISPGKVDVLVLLGGLSMPGIGSDMEDVKKLIEDALEEGGELMGLCYMDMFARAGWYELLDFDCVINADIEGYVLRG from the coding sequence ATGGAGAAGGTAAAGGAATTCAGGGGTATAAAGGAGCATCTCGGTGTATTCCGGGAGGCGGTTAAGGATGCTGAGAGAATCGGCTTTGCAGGTGTTCCGGGTGTATGCACACCCTTCGCCCAGCTATTTGCATACGCTGTCCGGGACAAGGAAAACATATTCATACCCAACACAGATTTCAGGAAGGCCAGAAAGCTTGAATTAACCGAATATGGGGTTGAACTCGGCGAAATAAGCCCGGGAAAGGTGGATGTTCTTGTACTGCTGGGTGGGCTCTCAATGCCGGGTATTGGCTCAGACATGGAGGATGTTAAAAAACTCATAGAGGATGCCCTTGAAGAAGGAGGGGAGCTCATGGGGCTCTGCTACATGGACATGTTCGCCAGGGCCGGGTGGTACGAGCTCCTTGACTTTGACTGTGTCATCAACGCCGACATAGAGGGTTATGTCCTCAGGGGCTGA
- a CDS encoding DUF447 domain-containing protein, with translation MSADMKVSHGKIPELEYTSFSDLRALDMERGRLYETIVVTWDGSMVGNAAPIGVLCTGADTVTLYLYQGSRTVENVLENGRFTVNVTLDPLIFTDSTLGDLDEDMFSHHRGFLHLRGADAFFTAEVVSVKEVVKRDRFGESELYVVKARAGDVMRAETFRLVLNRGIYAVIESLIAYTRAEFSDPVVLRERISEMNRVARKVGGPREREAMRRIIEALESKI, from the coding sequence TTGTCCGCTGATATGAAGGTGAGTCATGGTAAAATCCCTGAACTGGAGTACACCTCCTTCAGTGACCTGAGGGCCCTTGATATGGAGAGGGGCAGGCTCTATGAGACCATCGTCGTGACCTGGGACGGGTCGATGGTGGGGAATGCTGCCCCCATAGGTGTGCTGTGCACAGGTGCTGATACAGTGACACTCTACCTGTACCAGGGGAGCCGTACCGTGGAGAATGTGCTGGAGAATGGGCGTTTCACAGTTAACGTGACCCTTGACCCCCTCATATTCACCGATTCAACCCTGGGTGACCTTGATGAGGATATGTTCAGCCATCACAGGGGATTCCTCCACCTGAGGGGTGCCGATGCATTCTTCACTGCAGAGGTTGTCTCTGTGAAGGAGGTGGTGAAAAGGGACCGGTTCGGTGAATCGGAGCTGTATGTTGTGAAGGCCCGTGCAGGTGATGTTATGAGGGCTGAAACCTTCAGGCTGGTCCTCAACCGCGGCATATACGCTGTTATTGAGTCATTGATAGCCTATACAAGGGCTGAATTTTCAGACCCTGTGGTCCTCAGGGAGAGGATCTCTGAGATGAACAGGGTTGCAAGGAAGGTGGGGGGCCCCAGGGAGAGGGAGGCCATGAGGAGGATAATAGAGGCCCTTGAATCAAAGATATAG
- a CDS encoding winged helix-turn-helix domain-containing protein codes for MENLNKMDNPEFYDARMKLEAIHQDIKRLMEKSNQEYLDLMLSNLKKDILNSVSVYISDDIENDLEQNMVNPCKMRETCKEKFNGFLQNNSKLIKQEHVSKEIIEEKREELDEIRKSAPFDKCDICFKEVDSLFDKQINLIGSLQIYDNNKEDKTEISSIPEEIMVKSVLEPISNKQRLQILKSMASETMTFTALSELTGLRGGNLLFHIQKLLESDLILQRHERGDYMITEKGYNLLIMLSNFKKYLKK; via the coding sequence ATGGAAAATCTAAATAAAATGGATAATCCTGAATTCTATGATGCCCGAATGAAATTAGAAGCTATACATCAGGATATCAAGCGTTTGATGGAAAAATCTAATCAAGAATACCTTGATTTAATGCTAAGCAACTTAAAAAAGGATATTTTGAATTCAGTATCTGTTTATATTTCTGATGATATTGAAAATGATTTAGAACAAAATATGGTTAATCCCTGTAAGATGCGGGAAACCTGTAAAGAGAAATTTAACGGATTTCTACAAAATAATTCTAAACTTATAAAACAGGAACATGTTTCCAAAGAAATTATAGAAGAGAAAAGAGAGGAATTAGATGAAATAAGGAAAAGTGCTCCTTTTGATAAATGTGATATTTGTTTTAAGGAAGTAGACTCACTATTTGATAAGCAAATAAATCTAATTGGCTCTCTACAAATATATGACAATAATAAAGAGGATAAAACTGAGATATCTTCTATTCCTGAAGAAATTATGGTTAAGAGTGTTCTTGAACCTATTTCTAATAAACAGAGACTTCAAATTCTTAAATCTATGGCCTCTGAAACCATGACATTCACTGCTCTTTCAGAACTTACAGGGCTTCGTGGTGGTAATTTACTTTTCCACATACAAAAATTACTTGAAAGTGACTTGATATTGCAGCGTCATGAACGTGGAGATTATATGATTACTGAAAAAGGATATAATCTACTCATAATGCTCAGTAATTTTAAAAAATATTTGAAAAAATAA
- a CDS encoding MTH865 family protein gives MGVKEDIRGQIIGALAGADFPINSPEELMAALPNGPDTTCKSGDVELKASDAGQVLTADDFPFKSAEEVADTIVNKAGL, from the coding sequence ATGGGAGTTAAAGAAGATATTCGTGGACAAATTATAGGAGCATTAGCAGGAGCCGATTTCCCAATAAATTCACCAGAAGAACTAATGGCAGCGCTTCCAAACGGTCCAGATACTACTTGTAAATCTGGAGATGTAGAATTAAAAGCATCTGATGCTGGACAAGTACTTACTGCTGATGATTTTCCATTTAAAAGTGCTGAAGAAGTTGCAGATACTATAGTGAACAAAGCAGGATTATAA
- the ade gene encoding adenine deaminase, which translates to MIRGNLLNVFTGDIYPAEIEVSGGKVAGVRSISGNFPDIILPGFIDAHLHIESSMLTPSSFAAAAIPHGTVAVISDPHEIANVMGVDGVRFMMDDAAATPMKFYFTAPSCVPATPFETAGAEITAREIEELLRMDSAVALGELMNFPGVIAGDDEVMDKIEAARALNMPVDGHAPLLSGDELCAYIGAGISTDHECVSPEEVLEKRRLGMKIMAREGSSARNLRALAAAGCDFLVSDDIHPADLLEGHMDRILRRAVDYGIDPVSAVQMITINPAEHYGLTTGAIAPGWSADFVVVDSLRDFNVKRVYIDGRPVAENGRYLPGSPSGTSTPPRRLEVPEFTADRLGVRAEGDEATVRVIDVLDGQLITEESIATLEVEEGTVQADTSSDILRVSVLDRYGRGNISSGFVHGFGLQEGAIASTVAHDSHNLIVVGVDPELMKRAVDILKETGGGLVAVSEDDHRVLKLPVAGLMSDGDVFEVADGFENLNTFTEQLGSRLSAPFMTMSFLSLLVIPRLKIGDRGLFDVEKFEIKNLMEM; encoded by the coding sequence ATGATAAGGGGGAACCTCCTCAACGTCTTCACCGGCGACATCTACCCGGCCGAGATAGAGGTTTCCGGAGGGAAGGTGGCCGGTGTCCGGAGCATCAGCGGAAACTTCCCTGACATAATCCTCCCTGGCTTCATAGACGCCCACCTCCACATTGAAAGTTCAATGCTCACACCATCATCATTTGCAGCTGCAGCCATACCCCATGGCACGGTTGCAGTCATATCGGACCCCCATGAGATAGCAAACGTCATGGGCGTGGATGGCGTGAGGTTCATGATGGATGATGCTGCAGCGACACCAATGAAATTCTATTTCACAGCACCATCATGTGTACCTGCAACACCCTTTGAAACTGCCGGGGCAGAGATCACAGCGAGGGAGATAGAGGAACTCCTAAGAATGGATTCAGCAGTGGCCCTCGGCGAGTTGATGAACTTCCCTGGAGTTATAGCCGGTGATGATGAGGTCATGGATAAGATAGAGGCGGCAAGGGCCCTTAACATGCCGGTTGATGGACATGCCCCCCTCCTCTCAGGGGATGAACTATGCGCCTACATAGGGGCAGGGATATCCACTGACCACGAATGTGTGAGCCCCGAGGAGGTCCTTGAGAAGAGGAGACTTGGAATGAAGATAATGGCGCGTGAAGGTTCAAGTGCAAGAAACTTGCGGGCCCTTGCCGCTGCCGGGTGTGACTTCCTGGTCTCCGATGACATCCACCCCGCCGACCTCCTGGAGGGGCACATGGACAGGATACTCAGGAGGGCGGTTGATTACGGTATCGACCCTGTAAGTGCAGTGCAGATGATCACCATAAACCCTGCAGAGCACTACGGCCTCACCACGGGCGCCATAGCACCCGGGTGGTCCGCTGACTTTGTCGTGGTTGACAGCCTCAGGGACTTCAATGTTAAGAGGGTCTACATAGATGGCAGACCAGTTGCAGAAAATGGAAGATACCTCCCGGGGAGCCCATCGGGAACCAGCACACCCCCCAGGAGACTTGAGGTACCGGAATTCACGGCTGATAGGCTGGGTGTCAGGGCTGAGGGTGATGAGGCCACTGTGAGGGTCATAGACGTGCTGGACGGACAGCTCATAACTGAGGAGTCAATTGCAACCCTGGAAGTTGAGGAAGGAACCGTGCAGGCCGACACATCCTCGGACATCCTCAGGGTATCTGTCCTTGACAGGTACGGGAGGGGTAATATCTCCAGCGGGTTCGTCCATGGATTCGGCCTCCAGGAGGGGGCAATAGCATCAACGGTTGCCCATGACTCACACAACCTCATCGTGGTGGGAGTGGATCCTGAGCTGATGAAGAGGGCGGTCGATATACTTAAAGAAACAGGAGGAGGCCTCGTGGCAGTCTCAGAGGATGATCACAGGGTCCTTAAGCTTCCTGTGGCAGGTCTGATGTCAGATGGTGACGTATTTGAGGTTGCAGATGGATTTGAGAACCTCAACACCTTCACTGAACAGCTCGGGTCACGCCTCAGCGCACCCTTCATGACAATGTCCTTCCTCTCACTCCTCGTCATCCCCAGACTGAAGATAGGGGATAGGGGCCTCTTCGATGTTGAGAAATTTGAAATTAAAAACTTAATGGAGATGTGA
- a CDS encoding TIGR00300 family protein encodes MNTREVELRGHIIDSLILPRALDIIMDMGGDFQILEIDIGKRKSDPSHARILVEAETPSLLNQILDELGEIGASIAEIKEVELKRAPMDRVLPDDFYSTTNHQTFIYHGGEWLEVEGIEMDCMIVVDPEGRTARCKPIREIKKGDPVVVGREGIKVVPPERPRGKQGVFEFMGSDVSSEKPLVTTIKKIASEITEIKGRGGKIGLVGGPAIVHTGSAPVIAEMIRLGFIDVLFAGNALATHDIECALYGTSLGVDIERGEAVSRGHRHHINAINEINRAGSIRDAVEKGVLTSGIMYECIKNDVPFVLAGSIRDDGPLPDVITDVMEAQNEMRRYVQNLDMVIMIATMLHSIATGNILPSRVKTICVDINPATVTKLSDRGSSQAVSVVTDVGAFIPILLHEIKKMNGLGD; translated from the coding sequence ATGAATACAAGAGAGGTGGAACTAAGGGGTCATATAATTGACAGTCTGATACTCCCCCGGGCCCTTGATATAATAATGGATATGGGCGGGGACTTCCAGATACTCGAAATCGATATAGGTAAGAGAAAATCTGATCCAAGCCATGCAAGGATACTGGTGGAGGCAGAGACACCCTCACTCCTTAACCAGATACTGGATGAGCTGGGTGAGATAGGGGCATCCATAGCAGAGATAAAGGAGGTTGAACTGAAGAGGGCCCCCATGGACAGGGTTCTGCCGGATGACTTCTACTCCACCACCAACCACCAGACCTTCATCTACCATGGCGGTGAATGGCTGGAGGTTGAGGGAATAGAGATGGACTGCATGATAGTGGTTGACCCTGAGGGCAGGACAGCCCGCTGCAAACCAATCAGGGAGATAAAGAAGGGTGACCCTGTGGTTGTTGGGAGGGAGGGCATAAAGGTTGTACCTCCAGAGAGGCCCAGGGGAAAGCAGGGCGTCTTTGAATTCATGGGCAGTGATGTATCAAGTGAGAAGCCCCTCGTGACCACAATAAAGAAGATCGCATCTGAAATAACAGAGATCAAAGGTAGGGGTGGAAAGATAGGCCTCGTCGGCGGACCAGCCATCGTACACACGGGCTCAGCCCCGGTCATTGCAGAGATGATACGCCTGGGATTCATAGACGTCCTCTTCGCAGGGAATGCCCTGGCAACCCATGACATTGAATGCGCACTCTACGGGACCTCCCTTGGAGTTGATATAGAGAGGGGTGAGGCTGTAAGCAGGGGCCACAGGCACCACATAAACGCCATAAATGAGATAAACCGCGCCGGTTCAATAAGGGATGCTGTTGAGAAGGGTGTTCTCACCTCAGGGATAATGTATGAGTGCATAAAGAATGATGTGCCCTTTGTACTTGCAGGTTCAATAAGGGATGACGGACCACTCCCTGATGTCATAACCGATGTGATGGAGGCCCAGAATGAGATGAGGAGATACGTCCAGAACCTGGACATGGTCATAATGATAGCCACCATGCTCCACTCCATCGCAACCGGCAACATACTCCCATCACGGGTTAAAACCATATGCGTGGATATAAACCCTGCGACCGTCACAAAGCTCTCTGACAGGGGCAGCTCCCAGGCTGTGAGCGTTGTCACAGATGTGGGTGCATTCATCCCCATACTCCTCCACGAAATCAAGAAGATGAACGGTCTGGGGGATTGA
- the speB gene encoding agmatinase, whose product MLLHTHEPLKFAFSTTDHERIPELSFGIMGAPFDSTTTYVPGARFGPMAVREASYSFEAYNLRFSEKVNVKSFDFGDVEVSPGNFMKTAGFIGDSVAGVLDMDLKPIIIGGEHTVTLPVIENLPDHDSLTVVHLDAHMDMADTYAGERYSHATVMRRVHELGAEIIQIGVRSASEEEAEFAVEEGVRCCMAHEVMGDPADAIELIDGIRGPVYISVDMDVLDPAYAPSVGNPAPSGLTPHIMEELVLALSGKDVVGLDVVEVASAGVADPTSVNAAKIIYDLLTLL is encoded by the coding sequence ATGCTTCTTCACACCCATGAGCCCCTCAAATTTGCTTTTTCCACCACAGACCATGAAAGGATTCCTGAACTTTCCTTTGGAATAATGGGAGCCCCCTTTGATTCCACAACAACCTATGTGCCGGGGGCACGCTTCGGACCCATGGCTGTCAGGGAGGCATCCTACAGCTTTGAGGCATACAATCTGCGTTTCTCAGAGAAGGTAAATGTTAAAAGTTTTGATTTTGGAGACGTTGAGGTTTCTCCAGGTAATTTCATGAAAACCGCGGGTTTCATAGGGGATTCTGTAGCCGGAGTCCTGGACATGGATCTGAAGCCCATAATAATCGGCGGGGAGCACACGGTGACCCTCCCTGTGATCGAGAATCTGCCTGACCATGACTCCCTCACCGTGGTCCATCTGGACGCCCACATGGACATGGCAGATACCTACGCCGGGGAAAGGTACTCCCACGCCACCGTCATGAGGAGGGTCCATGAGCTTGGAGCTGAGATAATACAGATAGGGGTTAGATCAGCCTCAGAGGAGGAGGCTGAATTTGCAGTGGAGGAGGGTGTCCGGTGCTGCATGGCCCATGAGGTCATGGGGGATCCGGCCGACGCCATTGAACTCATTGATGGCATCAGGGGGCCCGTCTACATTTCAGTTGACATGGATGTCCTTGATCCTGCCTATGCTCCATCAGTGGGTAACCCGGCACCATCAGGCCTCACACCCCACATCATGGAGGAACTTGTCCTTGCACTCTCAGGTAAGGATGTGGTGGGCCTTGACGTGGTTGAGGTGGCATCGGCTGGTGTGGCTGACCCGACATCTGTAAACGCAGCCAAGATAATCTACGACCTTCTAACGCTCCTCTGA
- the eif5A gene encoding translation initiation factor IF-5A, whose translation MSKKVVEVKTLKVGKYVIIDGEASKITNISTSSPGKHGSAKARVEAVGIFDNQKRSFVKPVDSKVDIPIIDKRTAQVIAIMGGDVQLMDLETYETFETPIPDELSEQLVEGVEVEYIEALGQRKLMRTKG comes from the coding sequence ATGTCAAAGAAAGTGGTTGAAGTTAAAACGCTTAAGGTTGGAAAGTACGTGATCATTGATGGAGAGGCATCAAAGATCACAAACATCTCAACATCATCCCCCGGGAAACACGGATCAGCGAAGGCCCGTGTGGAAGCTGTGGGGATCTTCGACAACCAGAAGAGGAGCTTCGTTAAGCCAGTCGATTCAAAGGTGGACATACCTATAATAGACAAGAGGACAGCTCAGGTCATTGCCATAATGGGTGGAGACGTCCAGTTAATGGACCTTGAGACCTATGAGACCTTCGAGACACCTATACCTGACGAACTGAGCGAACAGCTGGTTGAGGGTGTTGAGGTTGAGTACATCGAGGCCCTCGGCCAGAGGAAACTCATGAGGACCAAGGGGTAA
- a CDS encoding pyruvoyl-dependent arginine decarboxylase produces the protein MKVAITSGAAEGPTKLNAFDNALLEAGIGDVNLIKVSSILPRNTRIVELPELEPGSMVNCVLSHRVSERRGDLISAAVAVATSSDFGCVVENSGVNRDPEDVRSEAISMVRYMMSVRGLEINELIVEETNHVVEKCGAAVSAVVYLD, from the coding sequence ATGAAGGTTGCTATAACATCAGGTGCCGCAGAAGGACCCACAAAGCTCAATGCCTTTGACAACGCACTCCTGGAGGCTGGAATCGGAGACGTGAACCTGATAAAGGTTTCAAGCATACTCCCAAGGAACACGAGGATAGTGGAGCTTCCAGAGCTTGAACCCGGATCAATGGTGAACTGTGTCCTCTCACACAGGGTTTCAGAGAGAAGGGGTGACCTCATATCTGCTGCGGTCGCTGTGGCCACCTCCAGTGACTTCGGGTGTGTCGTTGAGAACTCCGGCGTCAACAGGGACCCTGAGGATGTGAGGAGTGAAGCCATCTCAATGGTCAGATACATGATGTCAGTGCGGGGCCTTGAAATAAATGAATTAATAGTAGAAGAGACAAATCATGTTGTTGAGAAATGCGGTGCTGCTGTATCTGCCGTCGTATATCTTGATTGA
- a CDS encoding bifunctional fructose-bisphosphatase/inositol-phosphate phosphatase — MEESDIYYWKGVAVRMAEQVERAVSPLVGTEEAGEIIKMGADGTPTKLIDLVAEDEAVGVLESTGRPVTIISEEIGVLHINREGDEPGIIFVVDPLDGTSNAIRNIPFYGISVAVAERHPDGEAPTLKNVLMGFVKNFATGDLYWAIKGQGAFLNEKPISSSSQSSLDRTSLGAFIYGTRFRRVDSICRVIRRMRILGSVALELAYVASGSYDAFMDLRENLRIVDIAASKLIVEEAGGVVTNERGGEIDGLLNVKARTSLVAAGNLELHEKIMQTLEVI, encoded by the coding sequence ATGGAGGAATCGGATATTTACTACTGGAAGGGTGTTGCTGTGAGAATGGCCGAGCAGGTTGAAAGGGCCGTATCTCCCCTCGTGGGGACGGAAGAAGCAGGGGAGATAATCAAGATGGGGGCCGATGGCACACCCACCAAGCTCATAGACCTAGTTGCAGAGGATGAAGCCGTTGGTGTCCTTGAGAGTACAGGGAGGCCCGTCACAATAATAAGTGAGGAGATAGGTGTCCTCCACATAAACAGGGAGGGAGATGAACCCGGGATAATCTTCGTTGTGGACCCCCTGGACGGTACAAGCAACGCCATAAGGAACATACCCTTCTATGGTATATCGGTGGCTGTGGCAGAACGCCACCCAGACGGTGAAGCCCCAACCCTTAAAAACGTCCTGATGGGCTTTGTTAAGAACTTCGCCACGGGGGACCTCTACTGGGCAATAAAGGGCCAGGGTGCCTTCCTCAATGAGAAACCGATAAGCTCATCCTCACAGAGCTCCCTCGACAGGACATCCCTGGGGGCCTTCATATATGGTACGCGCTTCAGGAGGGTGGACAGCATCTGCAGGGTGATCCGGAGGATGCGTATCCTGGGATCCGTGGCCCTTGAACTGGCCTACGTTGCAAGCGGTTCCTACGACGCCTTCATGGACCTGAGGGAGAATCTCAGGATAGTAGACATAGCAGCATCCAAGCTCATAGTGGAGGAGGCAGGCGGTGTGGTGACCAATGAGAGGGGTGGAGAAATAGACGGCCTTCTGAACGTTAAGGCAAGAACATCCCTTGTTGCCGCCGGAAACCTGGAGCTCCACGAGAAGATAATGCAGACCCTGGAGGTCATATGA
- a CDS encoding NAD(+) kinase encodes MMRIGIIARFDVAEAVEIAERVASFLLNRGVEITVDLKLTEELPQLREYGEDIRNMEADMILTIGGDGTILRTRSLIEDKEIPILGINMGTVGFLTEVDPENVFSALEAVLRGEYAVEKRTLLSVYHNGELPSALNEVVLMTRRPAKMLHIEISVDDEVVEELRADGIIIATPSGSTAYSMSAGGPIVDPRVEAFLIVPICPFKLSARPLVVSNKSVIRVKLLRKGKKAIAVIDGQYEEEINHMDEVIFRKSERKAHFVRLSKDFYRKVREKLIEGGIDSIKG; translated from the coding sequence ATGATGCGCATAGGGATAATAGCCCGTTTTGATGTTGCAGAGGCCGTTGAAATCGCTGAAAGGGTGGCCTCATTCCTCCTGAACAGGGGGGTTGAAATTACGGTTGACCTCAAGCTCACAGAGGAACTCCCACAGCTGAGGGAATACGGTGAGGACATAAGGAACATGGAAGCAGACATGATACTCACCATCGGCGGGGATGGGACAATACTCAGGACCCGGAGCCTCATAGAGGATAAGGAGATACCGATACTCGGTATAAACATGGGGACAGTTGGTTTTTTAACTGAGGTTGACCCTGAAAATGTATTCTCAGCCCTTGAAGCTGTCCTCAGGGGCGAATACGCCGTTGAGAAGAGGACCCTCCTGAGTGTCTACCACAATGGTGAGCTGCCCTCAGCCCTCAACGAGGTCGTGCTCATGACACGCAGGCCAGCTAAGATGCTGCATATAGAGATATCTGTTGATGATGAGGTGGTTGAGGAGCTACGCGCCGACGGAATAATCATAGCAACGCCAAGCGGCTCAACAGCGTACTCGATGTCAGCAGGGGGCCCCATTGTCGACCCCAGGGTTGAAGCATTCCTCATAGTGCCGATATGTCCCTTCAAGCTCAGCGCAAGACCCCTGGTGGTTTCAAACAAGAGCGTAATCCGGGTTAAACTCCTCAGGAAGGGTAAAAAGGCCATCGCCGTTATCGACGGCCAGTATGAGGAGGAGATCAACCACATGGATGAGGTCATATTCAGGAAGTCAGAACGAAAGGCCCACTTCGTGAGGCTCAGCAAGGACTTCTACAGGAAGGTCCGTGAAAAACTCATAGAGGGCGGAATAGACTCTATAAAGGGTTAA